A portion of the Fulvia fulva chromosome 1, complete sequence genome contains these proteins:
- a CDS encoding V-type proton ATPase subunit E, giving the protein MSQIHAMSDDQVNTELRKMTAFIRQEALEKAREIHLKADEEFSIEKSKLVRSETSRIDEEYKKKFTQAGMSQQITKSTLSNKTRLRILSARQELLDKLFEDANKKLAESATKDKGKYDKVLKDLILEGLYAFVNEKKVTLRCRKKDEDAVKKAAEQAKQEYKKNMNNRDVEIDVDSKERVPEGSAGGIIILNSTGKIDITNTFEERLHLLETDALPAVRATLFGENKNRRFKD; this is encoded by the exons ATGTCACAGATACACGCCATGTCGGATGACCAGGTCAACACGGAGCTGCGCAAGATGACGGCCTTCATCCGGCAAGAAGCGCTGGAGAAGGCCCGCGAGATCCATCTGAAGGCAGACGAGGAGTTCAGCATCGAGAAGTCCAAGCTCGTCCGCTCCGAAACATCTCGCATCGACGAAGAGTACAAGAAGAAGTTCACACAGGCAGGCATGAGCCAGCAGATCACAAAGTCCACACTTTCCAACAAGACCAGACTGCGCATTCTCAGCGCACGACAAGAGCTCCTCGACAAGCTGTTTGAGGATGCCAACAAGAAGCTCGCTGAGAGCGCTACCAAGGACAAGGGCAAGTACGACAAGGTGCTCAAGGATCTGATTCTGGAGGGTCTTTATGCGTTCGTCAACGAGAAGAAGGTTACTCTGAGGTGTCGGAAGAAGGATGAGGATGCAGTCAAGAAGGCCGCAGAGCAGGCCAAGCAGGAGTACAAGAAGAACATGAACAACAGAGATGTCGAGATTGATGTTGATAGCAAGGAGAGAGTGCCGGAAGGATC CGCTGGAGGCATCATTATCCTCAACAGCACCGGCAAGATCGACATCACCAACACCTTCGAAGAGCGACTACACCTGCTCGAGACGGATGCTCTGCCCGCTGTGAGAGCTACTCTCTTTGGCGAGAACAAGAATCGTAGATTCAAGGACTAG